The genomic stretch ACTCTCCCTTACCCCTCACTTATCCTTTTAGACTTTTACTTGCCACCATTAGGGTTAACAAAGCATTCACCATTGCAAAGATAgggtaatttttaaatttaaaagtatttaaaatatattcactCTCCCATACCCCACCCTTATATCCTTTTAGACTTTTACTTGTCACCATTAGGGTTAACATAACATTATATTCCCCACTGCAACTATGtggtaatttttaaatttaaaagtgttTATGCTCGTAAATTTAACGTACACTTATTTGGgctaaaaataaaagataagtaTTAAATGTATTTTCCTAAAATTGCATGTTTGGCTGGATGTGACAAAATTTCAGGATAAAGagagtatttaatttaatcatagCATATAGAGAGGcattcaattcttttttctttctttacacattacaaaattataatttgataaCTATATATGAAACCTcaatgaaatgaatataaattattactcCATCTCTCAAAAAAATATTGTCGAGTTTGACTAGACGTATATATAGATTTAGCTATATATTTTAATGCGTTACGTTGATTAAatgatttatttctatttttgtaCATACTAAATGCGTAAAATTTAAATGTTGTTCTATTTCTGCACATACTTTGCACGTAATTTAGAGATTAAAATGGAGTTATGCATATGATTTAGCGAATAAATATATAGTATGGACAtaattgaatgaaaaaaaaatacaaattttcttAATATAATGACCTCTCAGTTTCTGCAAAAACATTTGTGAAAATAATAAGAgagatgaaaagaaaaaagaaatggctattattattattattattattattattattattattattatactaaatttcgattatcaaatttgaacaatatcgaaaaaatatttatgtNNNNNNNNNNNNNNNNNNNNNNNNNTCCGTGCATGGTCCGTGCCTTATACTAGTCCTAACTTTATAAGATGGACAATTTTTTTAGAATGAAGAAACATTTATAAATGCCTAACTGACAGGGAATGGCGATAGCCGGCGGCAACCTACAGCGCTGTAGGTTCATTCACTCACAATCTCTCAACTCCCgaatataatgaatttttttatattctagGTGCCGACTAGGCCTCCTAGGTACTAACTAAGCCGTCTAGGCACCAACTAGATCGCCTAGTCcaccgattagctattgttcccttctttttttaaattggttATTTCACTTAAATTAAAACtacatcattttgagcgaaataatcctaaattgttcaaactctagatttttttaggttaatatttaatattttagtgttaactattaaagtattaaataatttataattatcaagtcttaaaaaattaaaaaaggtgCCTAGAAATTTTTTCATGCTCATAGGAATATGGTTTCTCAACATGCAccatttcttcaaaaatatataatttctccaaaatatacaatttctccaaaattcacaatttctcaaaatacataatttgtcaaaaattcataatatttccaaaattcataatttcacaaaatatcataattCCATCACATTCCATAATTTCATCAATATGTCATGAATCCATCACACTCCATAATATTTCACCAAgccaatatataaaaaaattcatcaCATTCCATAATTTCACCAAATACCAAAATTTCaccaatatattataaattcacCAAATACcgtaatttcaataattatcataattcaccaaatataataatttcaataaatatcataaattcaCCCATTATTCATAAACACCAAATAccaaaatttcaataaatattataaattcacCAAATATCGTAATCTcaataaaaacaaattcaacaattatcataattttaataaatataataaattcggcaaatatcataatttcaccaaatattataatttatccaaaatatatttttctaccACGAATATAATACTTTTGCAACTATTAAAATATACGCAGCAACAAGGTAATCTTTGATTTTtagtaaccatatttttcaacaggtttttagtaaagtcctaaaccaattaaacatGTTGAAAccggaaaaataacaaaagaaaaatatgaagagacaaaaatgtccTCACTAAAAATATGAGAAGTCACTCCCCTCCTTATTGATGTACTCCTTTCTGACATTTCTTAATATATGCTTCGTTTTCGTTTTCAAAAAAGTAGGAGAAGTCAtttgatttgacatttttgccctcaattttaacaccgtATATACTTAACATTGATTgaacagaaggaccaaaatttgtacaaaatcaatagttaagggaccaactttggtaaaattaaaagtcgaagaccaaaattggtacaaaatcaatagttaagggaccaactttggtaaaattaaaagtcgataaCCAAAATTGGtgcaaaatcaataattaagggaccaacattggtaaaattaaaagtccaggataaaaattagtaaaagtcaatagtcgaaggatcatttctggaattaactcttttgagaatgaaaaaatgtttataaatagagttaatttcagaaATGATGCTCCCGTTTCGCTATCTCTAAATTTAGATAATCAGGATAGTGAGAGAAGCTTTGTTAAAATCTACTCTTTATAAATACCCCCTtgtttcaattattttattaattcttATTGAAAACTGAAGATCAAATGGAGCGGGAAAGTGGAAGCAACAATGGCACGCCAAGATTTCGGCCCGTACGTCTGTTCGGAGTGGAAATAACCCTGCCGGAGAATGGCGATAACCCGCAGCAACCTACAGAGTTACAGGTTCATTCACTCACAATCTCTCAAATCTCGAATCTAAGGGATATCAATTCTTTTGGTCCCGACATCACAAGAGACCAGCCATTTCATTCATCTATCACTAGCGGAACAATGGTTGTAGAACAACCTGAGGTTGCTGCTCTTCCACCGCCGTCACCGCCGCATAGCCACCCTCACCAACCCACTGTGCCGCCGCCGCAAAATGCTACAATGGAGGGTTATGCTAATAATCCTTTAGTGGATGCAGGCAATCTTCAAAGGGTACCAACGCTAATTTACAAAATTTCCATTTATATTACTTCCATTGATTACAAATTcattatacaaattaaagatttgTGAATTTTAATGTGATCTGATGGTAATTCTACATTTTCAGCAAGTAGAGAATGGTCTGCGGGAAGCAACTGGAGGAAACATAGACCCGGATATGGTGGATGCCGTAATACAGGTAATTAGAGTAGTGAATATTATGTAAATGTGATTTTAGATTATAGCATTTCGTTAATTTCAAATCCTGCTAATTAACTCttctataaatattttaggaataaattaAAAGATCTGTAAACtttttagaagaaaacaaattcaaaaaaataaagatttttacCGAAAATTacatttgttaaaattatgaCAAAATTGAAAATGTTATTGGCAACCTCAGCCAATTTGGTTAGGTTGTTGGtttggtaatcacaagattACAAATTTAACTTTTAGTGGGGTGGCTAGCTTATTggcctttttggtttgagccgatcagtTATGTTTAACCTATGctagtttaatttatttcattgtgGTATTTTATTAACTAAGGTCACACCAAGGTCCAGTGgtatcaaaccctttcctttatacgggaggggggaggtggtgggttcgagtctcagtggagtcaatactgactcttcttatgcttcaataggttggatattgcattgtaatagagattcaaaaaaaaaaaaaaattaactaaggTCACAATGAAATTTACCAGCATATCCTCAAGTAGCGGTTACGTACTTCTCTCTTCGGTCAAAAAAAcagtttttgaaaattattatcattattgaatatgtgtaatattatatatatcttctctCTTCGGTCAAAAAAAcagtttttgaaaattattatcattattgaatatgtgtaatattatatatattatattactaatcTCATTACTGATAtccaataatgataataatgggATATCAGTAATGaggcttgcaaaaaaaaaaaaaaaaaaaaaatctcattacTGATATCCCATTGTTATCATTATTGAATATGTTTAATAAAAAGATTAGGAGAATAAGAATTCTTACGTTTCGAATTTTTGTATAGCATCCATCGGGTTCATTAGTAAAAAAAACATAGTGCAAACTTTAAtttcaagtttgcaatatttataaaattaatactgtcccttttttcaaattatagccttcactttttagttaaaaacattttctcgaaccctcatatatatatatagagagaattCTATCTTGTTTTatctaatattaattatttcagtAGAAATCCAATGAAACTACAATAACTAATTTTatcccttatttatttatttgtataattgtatatggGCTATGATACAAAagattaaatttgtttttaattatgtaTCTTTTGATTTTAATGTGATGGTGTTAATTTTTATGTCTGATTAGTAATTCTAAATTTCCAGCTTATTGTGGATACGTTGGAATCACTTGAAGACAATGCAGACCATGATGACATCCTGAATGTGCACTTGTCAATACAGGTAAATTAATATAGCAATAAGCATACATTACTGGCTACTTTATTTGCTGGTTACAAActttacaatgtaatataataatactcctctcttcaaataaaaatttgttttgaatGGTTATACATAGACATATATAATGTTTGCTAATTTATGATAGTTAGAGGAGGTTATGGAGGACTCATTGGATGAGCAGGAGGATCATCCAGGATTATTGAGTGAGGAAGTTATTATGAGTCTTTTGGGCACATCTACTTTTGAAACATCATATCATGATGATGAGGATAAGGACTCCTGCTGCATTTGCTTGGTAACAAAATACTTATATTTTAATTCTCAATCATTAGTTTtgcttcaaaatatatattcccTAGCTTTGATCTGATTTCACTTAAGTAATTTGTGATGGaatcaatcaatttatgaattatctcacataatgaattttaatttgtaggATGAGTTCTCAACCGGGGATGAGTTAGGAAAAATTAACTGCGAGCACAAGTTCCATTTCATGTGCATACGGGAATGGCTCAAACGCAACAACATCTGCCCAATTTGTAGGGCCGTAGCTTTGTCTGTGAGCTAAGTCGATATATATACTCTGATTTTTAAGTATAAGATTGTGATATgaatttttctataattttgtATGGACCTAtcatacatttatttttttaatttgatagcaTAATTACAATAATTGATTTTATATTAGGAAGCATTTTGTTAAGACTTTTATATAAGCATTTGACTATAACCTTGCTGCAAACATCAAGTTTGCTAGAGTTATATCTGATCTGTTACAGCTGCATACTGGAATGTATGAAGCGTAAGAATTGTTGCCCAATCTGCACTATACAAGCATTTATGTGTATATTGCTTGGTACCTagattgattttgattttgatttaatttgtgccgttatttatatttactatgttatatgattaaaatattactaGATTTAggcatatattttaatttgtttattaaatgattttttttttcaatttttgcaCATACTAAATGCAACGTAAAATTTACGGGCCGGTAGAGTTTGggtggagggaattacaattccattccaCCCCATTTAGACATTTACTTGCCATCTCAGGGATCAAAGGAATTTAAAATATGTAactttttttagttaaaatgtaatatttttctatatgttaatagatattataaatttattaaaaaatattacatttttaactatcgaataaaatatttctatgataatataatacttgtaaactcataaaaaaattatgttttcactaaaaaatattacatatttaaaatatgtcatAGAAATTTTTGTATGAAACAAAAATATCACTTTTCATGATAAAAACTATTTATTACTTCATTATTCAAAGtacccttaaaataaaaattaaatgtattgtgctcataaatttaattaacatgCACTTATTTGGGGTAATAAAATATAGTATCTAATCAATGTATACTCTAAATATATTTTCCTAAATTTGCATTATGTTTGGCTGGATATGACAAATTTTTCCGGATAAGGAGAGTATTTAATCATTGCATATAGAAAATTATGAAATGAAACcttaataaaatgaatatatgaatacTCCATTAATCATTTAGGTATTTATCTTAATGCGTTGATTAAatgatttatttctatttttgcaCGTACTAAATGCAACGTAAAATTAATATTGTGTTCTATTTTTGGGATGGACAATTTTTGTGAAATTAGTCGCCGGAGCTAACCAGAACTCGCAGGAACTCTAGTGACTTGTTATTATTGGTCAACAATCATTTTCTATGGACTATACACACGCAAAATGCACGCTACTTACACATatgcataaatatatttttatattttgaatgaaaacaaataaaataataacctGTCGTCATGTACCTAGTGTTGATGCCAATAATCCTTTAATGGATGCACGCAATCTTTAAATGGTCCCAACGCTAATTaaattaggggtgtaaacgagccgagccgagcaTATACACATTAGTTCTTAGTGAAGAAATGGAGCAAAAGGGCAGAAATGGAGACATCTCTCAACCTCAATTCAAGCTTCGGTGACGAGTGGACGTACCTTTCCCACATAGCATATTCACAACACACTATATATGCACGAACATTGCACCTATGGTGCACGCATTACATCCCtcaaactattataattttttttgttttctttaactTATTCTTATGTATaatggatttttattttgaaggaTGAGTTCTCAACTGGGGGGAAGAAATCACATGCAACCACAAATTCCATTTCATGTGCATATTGTAATGGCTCAAGTGTAAAAACATCTGCTAAATTTGCAGGGCAATAGCTTTGTCTGTGAGCTGAGTTGATATATTCTAGTTTTTCAGTATAAAATTGTGATACGAATTTTTCTATAAGTTTGTATGGACCGTATCATACATTTATTGATAGGATAATTACAATAATTGATTTTATATTAGGAAGCATTTTGTTAAGACTTTTATATCAGTGGTTGACTATAACCTTGCTGCATACATAGTTATATCTGTTACAGCCTCACAGCTGCATACTGGAACGCATGAAGCGTAAGAATTTTTGCCCAATCTTCATGATTAAACCCTATTTTTTCACATAATCTgttatacacacacattatattacagtattataataataaataaaattgagttcatttacattttaattagtaaggactaattagttatttcctaaaagagacatattaattttataaaaatatggtttacattattattattactattattattattattattattattattattattattattataaaataacataaataatttttttgatatttCTCAAATCCGATAatcaaaattagtattttaataaattacaaAAGATAATggaatttaaaagtttaaaaaatgtAGTAGGACTACtattttaatattggacacAACTTTTCATGCAGTGCGCTTATAcctgttttaatttaataagaaggACAATTGCTTTGAGAATgaaaaaacatttataaatagagttaattccatcaaTGATCCTCCAATTTCGCTATCTCTATTTCCATCCTTCCAATTCAGTATTGCTTCAACTTGCTTGAAATACCTATTTGATTGCA from Ipomoea triloba cultivar NCNSP0323 chromosome 12, ASM357664v1 encodes the following:
- the LOC115998841 gene encoding E3 ubiquitin-protein ligase RNF38-like, whose translation is MERESGSNNGTPRFRPVRLFGVEITLPENGDNPQQPTELQVHSLTISQISNLRDINSFGPDITRDQPFHSSITSGTMVVEQPEVAALPPPSPPHSHPHQPTVPPPQNATMEGYANNPLVDAGNLQRQVENGLREATGGNIDPDMVDAVIQLIVDTLESLEDNADHDDILNVHLSIQLEEVMEDSLDEQEDHPGLLSEEVIMSLLGTSTFETSYHDDEDKDSCCICLDEFSTGDELGKINCEHKFHFMCIREWLKRNNICPICRAVALSVS